One Vigna unguiculata cultivar IT97K-499-35 chromosome 7, ASM411807v1, whole genome shotgun sequence genomic region harbors:
- the LOC114192082 gene encoding probable cinnamyl alcohol dehydrogenase, translating to MGSLEEERTTVGWAARDPSGILSPYTYNLRHTGPDDVYIKVHYCGICHSDLHQIKNDLGMSNYPMVPGHEVVGEVLEVGSNVSRFRVGEVVGVGLLVGCCKNCGPCQSDIEQYCSKKIWSYNDVYVDGKPTQGGFAETMIVEQKFVVKIPEGLAPEQAAPLLCAGVTVYSPLSHFGLKEKGLRGGILGLGGVGHMGVKIAKAFGHHVTVISSSDKKKQEALEHLGADQYLVSSDATAMQEAADSLDYIIDTVPVGHPLEPYLSLLKLDGKLILMGVINTPLQFVSPMVMLGRKSITGSFIGSMKETEEMLEFWKEKELSSMIEVVNMDYINKAFERLEKNDVRYRFVVDVKGSKLEE from the exons atgggtaGCCTTGAAGAGGAAAGAACAACCGTAGGATGGGCAGCAAGAGACCCTTCTGGGATTCTCTCCCCATACACCTACAATCTAAG ACACACTGGCCCTGATGATGTTTACATCAAAGTTCACTACTGCGGAATCTGCCACTCTGATCTCCACCAGATTAAAAACGATCTCGGCATGTCCAATTATCCCATGGTCCCCGG ACACGAAGTGGTTGGTGAGGTACTGGAGGTGGGGTCAAACGTTAGCAGGTTCAGAGTTGGTGAAGTGGTTGGAGTTGGACTCCTCGTAGGTTGCTGCAAAAACTGCGGGCCATGCCAGTCGGACATTGAGCAGTACTGCAGCAAGAAAATCTGGTCTTACAATGATGTTTATGTCGATGGAAAACCCACTCAGGGTGGCTTTGCAGAAACCATGATCGTCGAgcaaaa GTTTGTGGTGAAAATCCCAGAGGGTTTGGCGCCGGAGCAAGCTGCGCCATTGTTGTGTGCTGGTGTGACTGTGTACAGTCCACTGTCACATTTTGGGTTGAAAGAGAAAGGGTTGAGGGGTGGAATATTGGGGCTTGGAGGGGTGGGACACATGGGGGTGAAGATAGCAAAGGCATTTGGCCACCATGTGACTGTGATAAGTTCTTCCGACAAGAAGAAACAGGAGGCACTTGAACATCTTGGAGCTGATCAATATCTTGTTAGCTCTGATGCCACTGCTATGCAGGAAGCTGCTGATTCACTCGACTACATCATTGACACTGTGCCTGTTGGTCACCCTCTTGAGCCTTATCTCTCTTTGCTCAAACTTGATGGCAAGTTGATCTTGATGGGGGTCATCAACACGCCTCTGCAATTTGTTAGCCCCATGGTCATGCTAG GGAGGAAATCAATAACTGGAAGTTTCATTGGGAGCATGAAGGAGACAGAGGAGATGTTGGAGTTCTGGAAAGAGAAGGAACTGAGCTCTATGATTGAAGTGGTGAACATGGATTACATTAACAAGGCTTTTGAAAGGTTGGAGAAGAACGATGTGAGATACAGGTTTGTTGTGGATGTGAAAGGGAGCAAACTTGAAGAGTAA